CACACATAAATCTGCGGTAAAGCGTCATAAACAGAGTTTAAAAAGGCGAGAGCGAAATCGAGTTGCCAAGGCGACAATTCGAACCACTATAAAAAAGGTTCGCGCCTTAGCTGAGAGCGGTAATTTGTCAGAAGCGAATAAATTATTTGTTAAGGCTAACTCCCTATTAGACAGCGCAGCTAGCAAAGGCATTATTCACAAGGCCAATGCCCAGCGCAACATTTCTCGACTAAGTCAGTATGTAGCTTCAGTTAAGTCGGCATAAGGCCAATTCCCCGATTGCTTAATTTTTGGGCGTGTCGACCAATACACGGACGACACGCCCATTTGTAACATCCAAAAGAGCCAGCGCAGCCCAAAAACTTACCCTCGGAGCCTGTGGGCTAATATAACTTACTTAAAGTGCCTCATCCTAA
This is a stretch of genomic DNA from Deltaproteobacteria bacterium. It encodes these proteins:
- a CDS encoding 30S ribosomal protein S20 produces the protein MATHKSAVKRHKQSLKRRERNRVAKATIRTTIKKVRALAESGNLSEANKLFVKANSLLDSAASKGIIHKANAQRNISRLSQYVASVKSA